One window of Verrucomicrobiales bacterium genomic DNA carries:
- the moaC gene encoding cyclic pyranopterin monophosphate synthase MoaC: protein MKKLSHLNRAGDATMVDVTQKQILLREALAAGEIRLQATTLELIQTDGIPKGNVFATARLAGIQAAKRTGELIPLCHPLPITHCEVRFRIPAARDRILIEATAKIAAQTGVEMEALTAVSIAALTIYDMCKAVDKAMVIGEIYLVRKTKLPWTQASPHGQKSPSTSSPMPKKTKKNFRNTVDRS from the coding sequence ATGAAAAAATTGAGCCACCTCAATCGAGCCGGCGATGCTACCATGGTCGATGTCACTCAGAAGCAGATTCTCTTGCGCGAAGCACTCGCTGCCGGTGAGATCCGCCTTCAAGCGACGACCCTCGAATTGATCCAAACGGATGGGATTCCCAAGGGAAACGTGTTCGCCACCGCTCGCCTGGCCGGAATTCAGGCGGCCAAACGCACGGGAGAGCTCATCCCGCTGTGCCACCCCCTCCCAATCACCCACTGTGAAGTTCGTTTTCGAATTCCAGCTGCTCGCGACCGGATCCTCATCGAAGCGACCGCCAAAATCGCCGCACAAACAGGAGTGGAGATGGAGGCTCTGACCGCCGTTTCTATCGCTGCATTAACTATTTACGACATGTGCAAGGCGGTCGACAAGGCCATGGTCATTGGTGAAATCTACTTGGTTAGAAAGACCAAACTACCCTGGACCCAGGCGTCGCCCCATGGGCAAAAAAGTCCATCCACCTCATCACCGATGCCCAAGAAGACAAAGAAAAATTTCAGGAATACCGTTGACCGTAGCTGA